The following proteins are encoded in a genomic region of Arachis stenosperma cultivar V10309 chromosome 4, arast.V10309.gnm1.PFL2, whole genome shotgun sequence:
- the LOC130973623 gene encoding receptor-like protein 43: protein MQMRIMGLLCSLALSIQFLLLFASSLFPNCLTMNHSTATHHHECHQHESNALLSFKKTFIISKSASYNPLSYPKTLYWVPATDCCSWDGIECNELTGHVIGIDLGSSQLYGFMDPNSTLFSLVHLQSLDLSDNDFNHSQIPAKIAGNVLEGQIELEMLSKLKKLTALGLGGGNKLSFLEGKNTSIVTFPSQIQYLDLSSCNLVHFPNFIQHLQELTDLFISDNRIKTIPSWMWNKTTLQALDISSNLLMGEIPPSICNLQSLGYLDLSSNNLVGRIPSCLGSFSRSLHILKLAGNKLIGNIPQNYAKENALQLIDFSSNKLCGQLPRSFVNCRMLELLDVSHNHFNDSFPFWLGSLPNLKVIFLRDNKFHGAIKCPLRFTFPQLRIIDLSQNDFSGELSSEIIKNFKSMTLSNTSHQVHFKDDVYHLQQSVIDLGNFVFSMTNKGRVMDYLGSQYFHFLVAIDLSCNKIYGKIPDVMGSLSSLVVLNLSNNMFTGSIPSSLGKLSNLEALDLSANSLSGEIPQQLTELTFLEFFNVSFNNLSGPIPENGQLSTFQDNSFEGNNDLCGFQLLNKCEDRSKLPLPPTLDGDQDSDSGSFFEFNWMVILIGYAGGLVAGLALGNAFAGDVYRLLKRIF, encoded by the exons ATGCAAATGAGAATAATGGGGTTGTTGTGTTCTCTTGCTTTGTCCATacagtttcttctccttttcgcATCCTCCCTGTTCCCAAACTGTTTAACCATGAATCATTCAACTGCTACTCATCATCATGAGTGCCATCAACATGAAAGCAATGCCTTGCTGAGCTTTAAAAAAACCTTCATCATAAGTAAGTCTGCTTCTTACAATCCTTTGAGTTATCCTAAAACTCTTTATTGGGTTCCTGCCACAGATTGCTGCTCCTGGGATGGCATTGAATGCAATGAGCTCACAGGTCATGTGATCGGCATTGATCTTGGTAGCAGCCAACTCTATGGTTTCATGGATCCCAATAGCACCCTTTTCTCACTTGTGCACCTTCAAAGCCTTGATCTTTCAGACAATGACTTCAATCACTCTCAAATTCCTGCCAAGATAG CTGGTAATGTGTTGGAAGGACAGATCGAGCTTGAAATGCTTTCAAAGCTCAAAAAGCTTACTGCACTTGGTTTAGGCGGAGGCAACAAATTGTCTTTTCTTGAAGGGAAGAACACTTCCATTGTAACATTTCCTTCTCAAATTCAATATTTGGATTTAAGTTCATGCAACTTAGTTCATTTTCCCAATTTCATACAACACTTGCAAGAGTTGACTGATCTTTTCATATCAGACAATAGGATAAAGACAATACCGAGTTGGATGTGGAATAAAACAACTCTTCAGGCTTTGGATATTTCCAGCAACCTATTGATGGGAGAAATACCCCCCTCCATATGTAATCTACAATCACTTGGGTATCTTGATTTATCTTCCAACAATTTAGTTGGCAGGATTCCATCATGTTTAGGAAGCTTTAGCCGATCTCTTCACATTTTGAAACTCGCGGGAAACAAATTGATAGGTAATATTCCTCAAAATTATGCGAAAGAAAATGCACTTCAGTTGATTGATTTTAGCTCAAACAAGTTGTGTGGTCAATTACCAAGATCATTTGTCAATTGCAGAATGCTAGAGCTTCTTGACGTAAGTCATAACCATTTCAATGATTCATTTCCTTTTTGGTTGGGATCTCTCCCTAATTTGAAGGTTATTTTTTTGCGTGATAATAAATTTCACGGAGCTATAAAGTGTCCATTAAGATTCACATTTCCTCAGCTTCGTATCATTGATCTTTCTCAAAATGATTTTTCTGGAGAATTGTCATCAGAAATAATCAAGAATTTCAAATCGATGACACTTTCCAACACAAGCCACCAAGTACATTTCAAGGACGACGTTTATCACTTGCAACAATCTGTGATTGATCTTGgtaattttgtattttcaatGACTAACAAAGGGAGGGTCATGGATTATCTTGGGAGCCAATACTTTCATTTCTTGGTAGCCATTGATCTTTCATGTAACAAAATTTATGGTAAGATTCCCGATGTTATGGGAAGTCTTAGTAGCCTTGTTGTGCTTAATTTGTCAAATAACATGTTTACTGGCAGCATCCCATCTTCCTTGGGAAAGCTTTCAAATCTTGAAGCGTTGGACCTTTCTGCCAATAGCCTGTCAGGGGAAATCCCCCAACAACTCACAGAGTTAACATTTTTGGAATTCTTCAATGTGTCTTTCAACAATCTCTCAGGTCCAATACCAGAAAATGGGCAACTTTCCACTTTTCAAGATAATTCATTTGAGGGAAACAATGATTTATGCGGGTTTCAATTGCTGAACAAATGTGAAGATCGTTCTAAGCTTCCACTACCACCAACACTTGATGGTGATCAAGACTCTGATTCAGGATCTTtctttgaatttaattggatGGTAATTCTAATTGGATATGCGGGTGGCCTTGTTGCTGGGTTAGCACTGGGAAATGCTTTTGCTGGAGATGTTTATAGGTTGCTGAAGAGGATCTTTTAA